From Streptomyces sp. NBC_00683, one genomic window encodes:
- the whiA gene encoding DNA-binding protein WhiA, giving the protein MAMTPAVKDEISRLPVTRTCCRKAEVSAILRFAGGLHLVSGRIVIEAELDTAMAARRLKRDILEIFGHSSELIVMAPGGLRRGSRYVVRVVAGGDQLARQTGLVDGRGRPIRGLPPQVVSGATCDAEAAWRGAFLAHGSLTEPGRSSSLEVTCPGPEAALALVGAARRLSIAAKAREVRGVDRVVVRDGDAIGALLTRLGAHESVLAWEERRMRREVRATANRLANFDDANLRRSARAAVAAGARVGRALEILGEEVPEHLAAAGRLRMEHKQASLEELGALADPPLTKDAVAGRIRRLLAMADKRAQDLGIPGTESTLSEELADGLVG; this is encoded by the coding sequence ATGGCGATGACGCCAGCGGTGAAGGACGAAATCTCTCGGCTTCCCGTGACCCGGACCTGCTGCAGAAAAGCAGAGGTCTCGGCGATTCTTCGATTCGCGGGCGGGCTGCACCTGGTGAGCGGCCGGATTGTGATCGAGGCCGAGCTCGACACCGCGATGGCGGCGCGCCGGCTGAAGCGGGACATCCTGGAGATCTTCGGGCACAGCTCGGAGCTGATCGTGATGGCTCCCGGCGGACTGCGCCGGGGCTCCCGCTATGTCGTACGCGTCGTGGCGGGCGGCGATCAGCTGGCCCGCCAGACCGGGCTGGTGGACGGCCGAGGCCGGCCGATCCGCGGACTGCCCCCGCAGGTCGTCTCGGGGGCCACCTGCGATGCCGAGGCCGCCTGGCGCGGGGCCTTCCTGGCCCACGGTTCGCTCACCGAGCCCGGCCGCTCCTCCTCGCTGGAGGTGACCTGCCCCGGCCCGGAGGCCGCCCTCGCCCTGGTCGGCGCCGCCCGCAGGCTCTCGATCGCGGCCAAGGCCCGTGAGGTCCGCGGGGTGGACCGCGTCGTCGTCCGGGACGGTGACGCCATCGGCGCGCTGCTGACCCGCCTCGGCGCCCATGAGTCGGTGCTGGCCTGGGAGGAGCGCCGGATGCGGCGCGAGGTCCGCGCCACAGCCAACCGGCTCGCCAACTTCGACGACGCCAACCTCCGCCGCTCCGCCCGGGCCGCGGTGGCCGCAGGTGCCCGTGTGGGGCGTGCGCTGGAGATCCTGGGCGAGGAGGTCCCGGAGCACCTCGCGGCGGCCGGACGGCTGCGCATGGAGCACAAGCAGGCCTCCCTGGAGGAGCTGGGTGCCCTCGCCGACCCGCCGCTGACCAAGGACGCGGTCGCGGGCCGGATCCGGCGGCTGCTGGCGATGGCGGACAAGCGGGCCCAGGACCTCGGTATCCCGGGCACGGAATCCACCCTCAGTGAGGAGCTGGCCGACGGTCTCGTCGGCTGA